The Papaver somniferum cultivar HN1 chromosome 3, ASM357369v1, whole genome shotgun sequence genome includes a region encoding these proteins:
- the LOC113355882 gene encoding serine/threonine-protein kinase ATR-like, with the protein MKHEQDNEHVDSMRDSLLSFVGFLKPSGINESMLTPEIAVTALSMLCIIFCNYPKTCLALTIFREACDCMPWISEQAKRSRSIEFDLATCLEAVHSILLSQRSLSQENILFRTMDVNADLSVVLMLPWTHLLAMTEADPKWKTKGLSVQVLSKIGFCIKA; encoded by the exons ATGAAGCACGAGCAGGACAACGAACATGTGGATTCTATGCGAGATTCACTTCTTTCATTTGTCGGATTCCTAAAACCAAGTGGGATTAACGAATCCATGTTAACACCCGAAATTGCAGTGACTGCACTTAGCATGCTGTGCATCATCTTTTGTAACTACCCAAAAACATGTCTGGCGCTTACCATCTTTCGTGAAGCGTGTGACTGCATGCCTTGGATATCTGAGCAG GCAAAACGGAGCCGTTCAATTGAATTTGACTTGGCCACCTGTTTGGAAGCAGTACATAGCATATTACTTTCGCAAA GGTCCCTTTCCCAGGAGAATATCCTTTTCAGAACTATGGATGTTAATGCAGATCTCAGTGTGGTGTTAATGCTTCCATGGACACATTTACTCGCAATGACTGAAGCTGATCCTAAATGGAAGACAAAAGGCCTATCTGTTCAAGTTCTCTCCAAGATCGGTTTTTGCATTAAAGCCTGA
- the LOC113359308 gene encoding uncharacterized protein LOC113359308, with translation MVNAFGYDRKADYKLIIMNGYDGTLDVYTLGINSPKLIVVVDFSNEKCGELQLPEELLQMNHLRMTIGVLEGRLGVFVTVFEVCFKVWVMQDYGVQESWIQCYAFARELITKDYALKFMSTFRNGQILLKTVYELFLYDPKHSSGRKHRISSCLRLLDAVEYVESLVSLNSGT, from the coding sequence ATGGTTAATGCTTTTGGTTATGATCGCAAGGCTGATTACAAGTTAATAATCATGAATGGATATGATGGAACCCTCGACGTTTATACATTAGGAATAAACTCACCTAAACTAATTGTCGTTGTTGATTTCAGTAACGAGAAGTGCGGTGAGTTGCAACTTCCAGAGGAACTCTTACAGATGAACCATTTGAGGATGACCATTGGAGTTCTGGAAGGGCGCCTCGGTGTATTTGTTACGGTTTTTGAGGTTTGTTTTAAAGTTTGGGTGATGCAAGATTATGGAGTTCAAGAATCATGGATCCAATGTTATGCCTTTGCCCGTGAACTAATTACGAAGGACTATGCATTGAAGTTTATGTCGACTTTTAGGAATGGCCAGATTCTACTAAAGACCGTCTATGAGTTGTTTCTATACGACCCAAAGCATTCAAGTGGTAGAAAACACAGGATTTCAAGTTGTTTAAGGCTTCTTGATGCAGTTGAATATGTGGAAAGTCTAGTTTCACTCAACTCGGGTACTTAA
- the LOC113355884 gene encoding 7-deoxyloganetin glucosyltransferase-like gives MSSTIQVTRHVVCIPFPAQGHINPMLKLAKLLHNKGIYITFVNTEFNHKRLIKSRGVDSVKGLPDFQFHTIPDGLPPSDVDSTQDIDSLCFSTKKNCGAPFRNLLTKLDETPDIPRVTCVVSDGHMSFTLAVAKEFGLPEYLFWTTSACGFMGYLHYRHLLEKGLILHKDEGCRTIGFLETVVDIPGFDNIRLMDFPAFARITDPNDKMIEYILGETENATKASGIILNTFDELENEVVEAMRSGNLSLPPLFTLGALHILIDQIQQTDELKSVGSNLWKEEPECLRWLNTKEPNSVVYVNFGSITVMTTQQLIEFAWGLANSKQTFLWVIRPDLVQQDSAKLPIEFLEETKERSLFPNWCPQEEVLNHPAIGGFLTHCGWNSTLESIYGGVPMICWPFFAEQQTNCRYACKHWGIGMEIDNNVKRDEVEELVKELMEGDKGKEMKSKAMVWKRKGMEAVAPGGSSYVNLNKIVDEILHASSKIIS, from the exons ATGAGTTCTACGATTCAAGTTACACGACATGTTGTATGCATTCCATTTCCAGCTCAAGGTCATATAAATCCAATGCTGAAACTAGCAAAACTTCTTCATAACAAAGGCATCTATATCACATTTGTCAATACAGAATTTAATCATAAACGTTTAATCAAGTCGAGAGGAGTTGATTCTGTTAAAGGCTTACCTGATTTTCAGTTCCATACAATTCCAGATGGACTACCACCAAGTGATGTTGATTCAACACAAGATATTGATTCTCTTTGTTTTTCCACCAAGAAAAACTGTGGAGCTCCATTTCGAAATCTCCTGACTAAACTTGATGAAACGCCAGATATTCCTCGTGTTACTTGTGTGGTTTCTGATGGCCATATGAGTTTTACACTTGCAGTTGCTAAAGAATTTGGTCTTCCAGAGTACCTGTTTTGGACTACTAGTGCTTGTGGTTTCATGGGTTATCTCCATTACCGACATCTCCTCGAAAAAGGTCTCATTCTGCACAAAG ATGAGGGTTGCCGAACAATTGGGTTCCTTGAAACAGTAGTTGACATTCCTGGATTTGATAATATCCGACTTATGGATTTCCCTGCTTTTGCACGAATAACAGACCCTAATGATAAAATGATCGAGTACATTCTTGGAGAAACAGAGAATGCAACAAAAGCTTCGGGTATCATCTTGAACACATTTGATGAGTTAGAGAATGAAGTTGTAGAAGCAATGCGGTCCGGGAACTTGTCATTACCTCCTCTTTTCACACTTGGTGCTCTTCATATACTTATCGACCAAATTCAGCAAACAGATGAGTTAAAGTCCGTAGGCTCTAATCTATGGAAAGAAGAACCAGAATGTCTACGATGGCTCAATACAAAAGAACCCAACTCCGTCGTTTACGTGAATTTTGGCAGTATCACTGTCATGACAACACAACAATTGATCGAGTTCGCTTGGGGACTAGCTAATAGTAAGCAAACTTTCTTGTGGGTCATTCGACCTGATTTAGTCCAACAAGATTCTGCAAAGTTACCTATAGAGTTCCttgaagaaacaaaagaaagaagTCTGTTTCCAAATTGGTGTCCACAGGAGGAGGTATTGAACCACCCTGCCATAGGTGGCTTCTTAACGCACTGTGGTTGGAATTCAACTCTAGAGAGTATTTACGGTGGTGTTCCTATGATATGCTGGCCTTTTTTTGCCGAACAACAAACAAATTGTAGATATGCATGTAAGCATTGGGGAATTGGCATGGAGATTGATAATAATGTAAAGAGGGATGAAGTCGAGGAATTAGTTAAAGAATTGATGGAAGGTGACAAGGGCAAGGAAATGAAGAGCAAAGCCATGGTATGGAAGAGGAAAGGCATGGAAGCCGTTGCACCTGGTGGCTCATCTTATGTTAATCTGAACAAGATCGTTGACGAAATACTACATGCTAGTAGTAAAATTATCAGTTGA
- the LOC113355883 gene encoding translocase of chloroplast 90, chloroplastic-like: MFRMNAVKDWISSQLASNNLSRTLPGNDNFIDDETQDEEYEDRGANLIGSLPDPHVSPDTSLQSPTANSDNQPPPQRALVDDCHFSKYNINEKDPLSKIKALQIKFLRLVRRIGQSSDNLLVAQVLYRLHLATLIRVGESDLKKSSLPNDKLRAIAAEQEVTGSPTLDFSLRILVLGKTGVGKSATINSVFEQMKTTTDAFQPSTDQIREVTGSIHGIKVTFIDTPGLLPSSTSNLCRNRKILLSVKRYIKRFPPDIVLYVERLDLINMGYSDSPLLKLITNIFGSAIWFNTILVMTHSSSALPEGPSGNQVNYDSYVTNCSNLVQHYVHQALSDSQLEIPVLLVENHSHCRKNILGEKILPNGQVWRPRFFLLCICTKVLGDANALLKFRDDFQMGPAGNTRLPSLLHLLSTLLRPRSESSTVEMDDETDVMLETEEEEYDQLPPIRILTKLQFEKLTDSQKNEYLDELDYRETLYLKKQLKADIRRQKEKILSNNVILAGDDNPDNQEGTPEAVQLPDIAFPSSFDSDHPTHRYRCLITSDQWLVRPVLDLQGWDHDVGFDGINLETSVEIKRNLHASVMGQLSKDKQDFNMQTECSATCTNFKGSSASAGFDVQTSGKDLVCTVRGDTSLRNFKHNTTGCGISATSFGNRFYAGAKIDNSILIGNRVKLVVNGGGLGSTGQVAYGGSVETIIRGRDFPVRNDKVSFLLTVLSFKKEMVLGGTLNSDFRLGRGTSMSVKANLNSRNMGQICLKTNSSDHMEIGLIAVITMLRFLWKKVSGDFGNVEADDMG, translated from the exons ATGTTCAG GATGAATGCTGTCAAGGACTGGATTTCATCTCAGTTAGCATCCAATAACTTGTCAAGAACATTACCAGGGAATGATAATTTTATTGATGACGAAACTCaggatgaagaatatgaagatagAG GTGCAAATCTCATAGGAAGTTTACCAGATCCCCATGTTTCTCCTGATACCTCTCTTCAATCTCCCACAGCCAATTCAGATAATCAACCTCCTCCACAACGTGCTCTAGTAGATGATTGTCATTTCTCCAAGTATAACATTAATGAGAAAGATCCATTGTCTAAGATCAAAGCTCTCCAAATTAAGTTCCTACGTCTCGTCCGTCGTATAGGGCAGTCATCTGATAACCTCCTTGTGGCACAAGTCTTGTATCGATTGCATCTAGCTACTCTTATACGAGTTGGAGAATCTGATTTAAAGAAATCTTCTCTTCCGAATGATAAGTTAAGAGCAATAGCGGCAGAACAAGAAGTTACTGGCTCTCCTACTTTGGATTTTTCTTTGAGGATACTGGTCTTGGGGAAAACAGGAGTTGGGAAGAGTGCTACTATAAATTCAGTTTTCGAGCAAATGAAGACAACAACAGATGCATTCCAACCTTCCACTGATCAAATTCGAGAAGTTACGGGGAGCATACATGGCATTAAAGTCACATTCATTGATACCCCTGGGCTTTTGCCTTCATCTACAAGTAATCTGTGCAGGAATAGGAAAATCCTGCTCTCAGTGAAGAGGTATATCAAAAGATTCCCTCCGGATATTGTTTTATATGTTGAACGCCTTGATCTTATAAACATGGGTTACAGTGATTCCCCCCTTCTGAAgcttataactaatatttttggATCTGCAATTTGGTTTAATACTATCCTTGTTATGACCCATTCTTCTTCAGCTCTCCCAGAAGGACCTAGTGGAAATCAAGTTAACTACGATTCATATGTGACCAATTGCTCAAATCTGGTTCAACACTACGTACACCAGGCTCTTTCGGATTCACAACTAGAAATCCCTGTCCTATTGGTGGAGAATCATTCTCATTGCAGAAAGAATATCTTAGGGGAGAAAATTCTCCCAAATGGGCAGGTTTGGAGGCCTCGGTTTTTCCTGTTGTGCATTTGCACAAAAGTCTTGGGAGATGCTAATGCGCTCCTGAAATTTCGTGATGACTTTCAAATGGGACCTGCTGGTAATACCCGGTTACCATCGTTGCTGCATCTCCTCTCCACTCTTCTACGGCCGCGTTCCGAATCAAGTACGGTAGAAATGGATGATGAGACTGATGTGATGTTAGAAACAGAGGAAGAAGAGTATGATCAATTGCCTCCAATTCGGATCCTGACAAAATTGCAATTTGAAAAGTTAACTGACTCTCAGAAGAATGAATATCTTGATGAACTTGATTATAGGGAGACCCTTTATCTCAAGAAGCAGTTGAAGGCTGATATTCGCAGACAAAAAGAGAAAATTCTTTCTAACAACGTAATCTTGGCTGGTGATGATAATCCTGATAACCAAGAAGGAACTCCAGAGGCTGTTCAATTGCCAGATATAGCTTTCCCATCTAGTTTCGATTCAGACCACCCTACACACAGATACCGCTGCCTAATAACCAGTGATCAGTGGCTTGTTCGACCTGTTCTTGATCTTCAAGGTTGGGATCATGATGTAGGGTTTGATGGCATTAACTTGGAGACGTCTgtggaaataaaaagaaatctaCATGCATCTGTTATGGGTCAACTGAGCAAGGACAAGCAGGATTTTAATATGCAAACTGAATGTTCTGCAACTTGCACAAACTTCAAAGGGTCCTCTGCTTCTGCAGGTTTTGATGTTCAAACATCTGGTAAGGATCTGGTATGCACAGTTCGTGGGGATACAAGCCTGAGGAACTTCAAGCACAACACAACTGGATGCGGGATTTCTGCAACTTCTTTTGGGAATAGGTTTTATGCTGGTGCTAAAATTGATAACTCCATTTTGATTGGGAATAGAGTGAAGCTTGTTGTGAATGGTGGGGGCCTGGGAAGCACAGGTCAGGTAGCGTATGGTGGGAGCGTAGAAACGATAATTAGAGGGAGAGACTTCCCAGTAAGAAATGATAAAGTTAGTTTTCTTCTGACAGTGCTCTCGTTCAAAAAAGAAATGGTTTTAGGGGGTACTTTAAATTCTGATTTTCGACTTGGGCGAGGTACAAGTATGTCAGTTAAGGCAAATCTTAACAGCAGAAATATGGGACAAATTTGTTTAAAAACAAATAGTTCTGATCATATGGAGATTGGGTTGATTGCCGTTATCACAATGTtaagattcctttggaaaaaGGTATCTGGGGATTTTGGAAATGTAGAAGCTGATGATATGGGGTGA